The Irregularibacter muris genome contains a region encoding:
- a CDS encoding collagen-like protein, whose translation MYYSNWNSQYSFNKLKCDCYRRDRDRCKIECECVIKYPTGPNGITGPTGPTGPTGPTGPTGPTSTTGPTGPTGPTGPTGPTGLIGLSGPTGPTGPTGPTGPTGPTGPTGPTGPTGPTGPTGPTGATGPTGPTGPTGPTGPTGPTGPTGPTGVTGVTGATGPTGATGPTGATGPTGPTGATGPTGPTGAIGPTGPTGPTGATGPTGATGEVVLAFGSLRGSSIELPGEALTPVPFSIVGPLSDTITVSPSGNELVVGESGLYQITISINAEATTDPDPDQPYLNAIITVNGTPIFGDATTFFKIANRSSSTFVVQASLTAGDAVGASIGTDFPVLGYMNRSLTIVQLSD comes from the coding sequence ATGTATTATAGTAATTGGAATAGTCAGTATAGCTTCAATAAATTAAAATGTGATTGTTATAGAAGAGATCGTGATCGTTGTAAAATTGAATGTGAATGTGTTATAAAATATCCAACAGGGCCAAATGGTATCACTGGGCCTACTGGGCCCACTGGACCTACTGGGCCTACTGGACCCACCGGACCTACTAGTACCACCGGACCTACTGGACCCACTGGGCCTACTGGACCCACTGGACCTACCGGACTTATTGGACTTTCTGGTCCCACTGGACCTACTGGTCCCACCGGACCTACCGGACCCACTGGACCCACCGGACCCACCGGACCCACCGGACCTACTGGACCTACTGGACCCACTGGACCCACTGGGGCCACCGGACCTACCGGACCCACTGGACCCACCGGACCTACTGGACCTACTGGACCTACCGGACCTACTGGACCCACGGGTGTAACCGGAGTAACTGGTGCTACTGGTCCCACTGGGGCAACAGGGCCCACCGGTGCTACTGGACCTACTGGACCCACTGGGGCCACCGGACCTACCGGACCCACAGGTGCTATCGGTCCCACTGGGCCTACTGGGCCCACTGGAGCTACTGGCCCGACTGGGGCCACCGGAGAAGTGGTTTTGGCTTTTGGATCTTTAAGAGGAAGTAGTATAGAGCTCCCTGGAGAAGCATTGACCCCTGTACCATTTAGTATAGTTGGACCTTTATCAGATACCATCACAGTTAGTCCATCGGGCAATGAATTAGTGGTAGGAGAAAGTGGCCTTTATCAAATAACGATATCTATTAACGCTGAAGCCACTACAGATCCTGATCCTGATCAACCCTATCTAAACGCGATTATTACTGTCAATGGGACACCGATTTTTGGTGATGCGACTACTTTCTTCAAGATAGCTAATAGAAGTAGTTCAACCTTTGTGGTTCAAGCCTCCTTGACCGCAGGAGATGCAGTAGGAGCGAGTATTGGCACGGATTTCCCCGTTTTAGGTTATATGAATCGTTCTTTAACTATCGTGCAATTAAGTGATTAA
- a CDS encoding class A sortase, with translation MKKKLSIILIILGLLILAAPSIMNKIVGIRINKENEFLDNLSAQDLANNENLEAEYDYSTVRDLEFNTFFSHLDASYDKAIIGQISIPDLDIYLPILKGTTNANLLVGATTMVPHQQMGEGNYPLAGHYMKDKNLLFGNLLNIKKNTIVRLTDKRIIYEYKIYETTVVSDTAHHMIGNQMAKNHGQPILSLMTCYYTSKSGQRFFALGELIDEYPYEKGLMYP, from the coding sequence ATGAAAAAGAAACTATCGATTATCTTGATCATCCTTGGGCTGTTGATTTTAGCTGCCCCCTCTATCATGAATAAAATAGTAGGGATAAGAATAAATAAAGAAAATGAATTCTTGGATAATCTATCTGCCCAAGATCTAGCAAATAATGAAAATTTAGAGGCAGAATATGATTATTCCACTGTAAGAGATCTAGAATTTAACACTTTTTTTTCACATCTAGATGCATCCTATGATAAAGCCATTATCGGTCAAATAAGTATTCCAGATTTAGATATTTATTTACCCATATTAAAAGGAACCACCAATGCCAATCTTTTAGTAGGTGCTACTACCATGGTTCCCCATCAACAAATGGGTGAAGGCAATTATCCTTTGGCCGGTCATTATATGAAGGATAAAAACTTATTATTTGGCAATCTTTTAAATATCAAAAAAAATACCATAGTGAGATTAACCGATAAAAGAATCATCTATGAATATAAAATATATGAAACTACTGTTGTATCGGATACCGCCCATCATATGATAGGAAATCAAATGGCCAAAAACCATGGCCAACCCATCTTGTCTTTGATGACTTGCTATTACACTTCAAAAAGTGGTCAACGATTTTTTGCTTTAGGAGAATTAATTGATGAATATCCTTATGAAAAAGGTTTAATGTATCCTTGA